The Daphnia carinata strain CSIRO-1 chromosome 2, CSIRO_AGI_Dcar_HiC_V3, whole genome shotgun sequence genome has a segment encoding these proteins:
- the LOC130686164 gene encoding mucin-5AC-like: MQFVVLTALIAVAAAHSQYVGQTSWNSASNAHSYSPSTHQVREFTAQPHAINWAVHDGYGSDHSHVVSNDGQVITGTYHVLLPDGRVQIVTDNGDGFGHIADVTHEGQAQYHAPSAYSAPVFTSQVVTAPALSSHTYSAPIFTSSAGHTMGAGCRTHSGHVFPSSSVTAPGVASRTYSAPVFTSTGASVSGDNSRSYSGPVLTSLGVTSPVITSVPITAPATSSRTYTAPVFTGTGAPGVVLNSGSVTAPGANSRTYSASDLTSSAGRTSEDSSRTYSGDVLTSSSVTAPGANSRTYSAPVFISSAGRTSEVTSGTHSGGVLTSSSVTAPGASSRTYSAPVMTSPTSSSTVLTSSSVGGSAGTSRTYSAPVFTSDDSAFGRVSQIGTGPTTGSGSMTFGNVVRDY; the protein is encoded by the exons ATGCAG TTCGTCGTACTCACTGCTTTGATCGCTGTCGCCGCAGCCCATTCCCAATACGTTGGCCAAACTTCTTGGAATTCCGCTTCCAATGCTCATTCTTATTCACCTTCAACGCACCAGGTCAGGGAATTC ACCGCTCAGCCGCACGCTATCAACTGGGCTGTCCACGATGGTTATGGCAGCGACCACTCCCACGTTGTGAGCAACGATGGCCAAGTAATCACCGGCACTTACCACGTCCTCCTTCCCGATGGCCGTGTTCAAATCGTAACAGACAACGGTGATGGCTTCGGACACATTGCTGATGTCACGCACGAAGGCCAAGCCCAGTACCACGCCCCATCCGCCTACTCCGCACCTGTATTCACCTCTCAAGTTGTCACTGCTCCTGCTCTATCATCTCACACTTACTCCGCACCAATCTTCACTTCTTCCGCTGGCCACACTATGGGAGCCGGTTGTAGGACTCACTCAGGTCATGTTTTCCCCTCTTCATCTGTCACGGCTCCAGGTGTTGCCTCCCGCACTTACTCCGCACCGGTCTTCACCTCTACTGGTGCCAGCGTTTCTGGTGACAACTCCCGCAGTTACTCCGGCCCCGTTTTAACATCCTTGGGTGTCACATCACCTGTAATCACTTCCGTTCCGATCACAGCTCCTGCTACATCATCTCGCACTTACACCGCACCAGTTTTTACCGGCACTGGTGCTCCTGGTGTTGTTCTCAACTCTGGATCTGTCACAGCTCCAGGTGCTAACTCCCGCACTTATTCCGCCTCGGACCTCACTTCTTCTGCTGGCCGCACTTCGGAAGATAGCTCTCGTACTTATTCCGGTGATGTTCTCACCTCTTCATCTGTGACGGCTCCAGGTGCTAACTCCCGCACTTATTCCGCCCCAGTCTTCATTTCTTCTGCTGGCCGCACTTCGGAAGTCACCTCTGGTACTCATTCCGGCGGCGTTCTCACCTCTTCGTCTGTCACGGCTCCTGGCGCTTCCTCCCGCACTTATTCCGCACCGGTTATGACTTCTCCTACGTCCTCATCTACTGTACTCACCTCGTCTTCAGTCGGCGGTTCTGCTGGAACTTCTCGcacttactccgcaccagttTTTACATCTGATGACTCCGCTTTTGGCCGTGTTTCTCAGATCGGCACTGGTCCGACCACTGGATCCGGCTCCATGACTTTCGGTAACGTTGTTCGCGACTACTAA
- the LOC130686165 gene encoding mucin-5AC-like: protein MQFFVLTALIAVAAANSEYLGQTSSNSASNVHLYSPSTYEVKQYPAQPYSFNWAVYDGYGNDYGHYESSDSKVTSGSYRVLLPDGRVQIVTYRDDGYGYIADVKYEGEAKYPAPSAYSGQAYSAPVFTSQVVTAPAVSSRTYSAPVVTGPAGPARVLTTSSVTAPGANSRTYSAPVFVSSAGRTSGANSRTYSGPVLTSSSVTAPGASSRTYSAPVFTSPSSSSNVFTSSSVGGPAAATRTYSAPVFTSDGSAFGRVSQTVTAPGTGSVYRTPGNVARDY from the exons ATGCAG TTCTTCGTACTCACCGCCTTGATCGCTGTCGCCGCAGCCAATTCCGAATACCTTGGCCAAACTTCTTCAAATTCCGCCTCCAATGTTCATTTATATTCACCTTCGACGTACGAAGTCAAACAATAC CCTGCCCAGCCTTATTCTTTCAACTGGGCCGTCTACGATGGTTACGGCAACGACTACGGCCACTATGAGAGCAGCGACAGCAAAGTAACCAGCGGCAGTTACCGCGTCCTCCTTCCTGATGGCCGTGTGCAAATCGTAACGTACAGAGATGATGGCTACGGATATATTgctgatgtcaagtacgaaggCGAAGCCAAGTACCCCGCTCCATCCGCCTACTCCGGCCAGGCTTACTCCGCACCTGTATTCACCTCTCAAGTTGTCACTGCTCCAGCTGTATCATCTCgtacttactccgcaccagttGTTACCGGTCCCGCTGGTCCTGCTCGCGTTTTAACCACTTCATCTGTTACCGCTCCAGGTGCTAACTCGCGCACTTATTCCGCACCGGTCTTCGTTTCTTCTGCTGGCCGCACTTCAGGAGCCAACTCCCGTACTTATTCCGGCCCTGTTCTCACCTCTTCGTCTGTCACAGCTCCAGGCGCTTCCTCCCGCACTTATTCCGCACCGGTCTTCACTTCGCCTTCGTCCTCATCTAATGTATTCACCTCGTCTTCGGTCGGCGGTCCTGCTGCAGCTACTCgtacttactccgcaccagttTTTACATCTGATGGCTCCGCTTTTGGCCGTGTTTCCCAGACCGTCACTGCTCCAGGCACTGGATCCGTCTACAGGACTCCGGGTAACGTTGCTCGCGACTACTAA
- the LOC130686071 gene encoding uncharacterized protein LOC130686071, with protein sequence MQFVVLAAFIAVAAANSEYLGQTSSNSNSASNVRSYSPSTYVVKEYPAQPYSFNWAVYDGYGNDYSHYESSDSQVTTGTYRVLLPDGRVQIVTYKADSYGYTADVKYEGEAKFPAPSAYPGQAYSRPVITAPATVVLNSGSVSAPGANSRTYSAPVLTSSAGRTSEADSRTYSAPVFPSPAVTAPGATVSGDTSRIYSGQVFKSSVVTAPVFTSDPRTAPAASSRTYSAPVITSSAGRTSEANSRTYSGPVLTSSSVTAPGASSRTYSSPILTSPTSSSSVSTSSSIAAPAAASRTYSAPVFTSPVIISGDVTAPTGTSRTYSAPSSSSTVFTSPVITAPAGPATSSTASNAGQVYGTSANVARDY encoded by the exons ATGCAG ttCGTCGTACTCGCCGCTTTCATCGCTGTAGCCGCAGCCAATTCCGAATACCTTGGCCAAACttcttcaaattcaaattccgCTTCCAATGTTCGTTCTTATTCACCTTCAACATACGTGGTCAAAGAATAC CCCGCCCAGCCTTACTCTTTCAACTGGGCCGTCTACGATGGTTACGGCAACGACTACTCTCACTACGAGAGCAGCGATAGCCAGGTAACCACCGGCACCTACCGTGTCCTCTTGCCCGATGGTCGCGTTCAGATCGTAACGTACAAAGCTGACAGCTACGGATACACTgctgatgtcaagtacgaaggTGAAGCCAAGTTCCCCGCTCCATCCGCCTACCCCGGCCAGGCTTACTCCAGACCAGTTATTACCGCTCCTGCTACTGTTGTTCTCAACTCTGGATCTGTTTCCGCTCCAGGTGCTAACTCCCGCACTTATTCCGCACCGGTCTTGACTTCTTCTGCTGGCCGCACTTCGGAAGCCGATTCTCGTACTTATTCCGCACCAGTTTTCCCTTCACCTGCTGTTACCGCTCCTGGTGCCACTGTTTCTGGTGACACCTCACGCATTTACTCTGGCCAAGTTTTCAAGTCTTCGGTTGTCACAGCACCTGTATTCACTTCCGATCCGCGCACAGCTCCTGCTGCATCATCTCGcacttactccgcaccagtcATCACCTCTTCTGCTGGCCGCACATCGGAAGCCAACTCTCGTACTTATTCCGGCCCTGTTCTCACCTCTTCATCTGTCACGGCTCCAGGCGCCTCCTCCCGCACTTATTCCTCTCCCATTTTAACATCCCCGACGTCCTCATCTTCTGTATCCACCTCATCTTCGATCGCTGCACCTGCTGCAGCTTCTCgtacttactccgcaccagttTTTACTTCTCCCGTAATCATTTCCGGTGATGTCACGGCTCCTACTGGCACCTCTCGCACCTACTCCGCCCCGTCTTCCTCCTCTACCGTTTTTACTTCTCCAGTTATCACCGCCCCTGCCGGCCCAGCTACATCAAGCACCGCCTCCAACGCCGGCCAAGTCTACGGGACTTCCGCTAACGTTGCCCGTGACTACTAA
- the LOC130686072 gene encoding uncharacterized protein LOC130686072, with the protein MQFVVLAALIAVAAANSDYPGSSYPVPSYYRPSYSPSTYEVKEYPAQPYSFNWAVYDGYGNDYAHSESSDSKVTTGSYRVLLPDGRVQIVTYKADSYGYTADVKYEGEAKYPAPSAYSGQAYSAPVYSSQVVTAPAASSRTYSAPVITAPAAVVLNSASVTAQGSNSRTYSAPVFTSPTSSSTVSTSSSITAPGAASRTYSAPVFTSPVIISGDVTAPAGTSRTYSAPSSSSTVFTSPVITAPAGPATSITASEAGQVYGTSANAARDY; encoded by the exons ATGCAG TTCGTCGTACTCGCCGCCTTGATCGCTGTCGCCGCAGCCAATTCCGACTATCCCGGCTCAAGTTATCCAGTTCCATCTTACTATAGGCCATCGTATTCACCTTCAACGTACGAGGTTAAGGAATAC CCCGCCCAGCCGTACTCTTTCAACTGGGCCGTCTACGATGGTTACGGCAATGACTACGCCCATTCCGAGAGCAGCGACAGCAAAGTAACCACCGGCAGCTACCGCGTCCTCCTTCCCGATGGTCGCGTTCAAATCGTTACCTACAAGGCTGACAGCTACGGATACACCGCTGATGTGAAATACGAAGGCGAGGCCAAATACCCCGCTCCATCCGCCTACTCCGGTCAAGCTTACTCCGCACCTGTATACTCCTCTCAAGTTGTCACCGCTCCCGCTGCATCATCTCgtacttactccgcaccagtcATTACCGCTCCTGCTGCTGTTGTTCTCAACTCTGCATCTGTCACGGCTCAAGGTTCTAACTCCCGCACTTATTCCGCGCCGGTCTTCACATCCCCGACGTCCTCATCTACTGTATCCACCTCATCTTCAATCACTGCACCTGGTGCAGCTTCTCgtacttactccgcaccagttTTTACTTCTCCCGTAATCATTTCCGGCGATGTCACGGCTCCTGCTGGCACCTCTCGCACCTACTCCGCCCCGTCTTCCTCTTCTACCGTTTTCACTTCTCCAGTTATCACCGCTCCTGCCGGCCCCGCTACGTCAATCACCGCCTCCGAAGCCGGCCAAGTCTACGGGACTTCCGCTAACGCTGCCCGCGACTACTAA
- the LOC130686166 gene encoding uncharacterized protein LOC130686166 — protein sequence PAQPYSFNWAVYDGYGNDYSHYESSDSKVTTGSYRVLLPDGRVQIVTYKADSYGYTADVKYEGEAKYPAPSAYSGQAYSAPVFTSQVVTAPAVSSRTYSAPVVTGPVAPARVLTTSSVTAPGINSRTYSAPVFVSSGGRTSGAATRTHSADVFTTSTVTAPGASSRTYSAPIFTSPSSSSTEFTSSSVTAPAAASRTYSAPVFTSDDSAFGRISQTVTAPGTGSAYVTSGNVARDY from the coding sequence CCCGCTCAGCCTTACTCTTTCAACTGGGCCGTCTACGATGGTTACGGCAACGACTACTCTCACTACGAGAGCAGCGACAGCAAAGTAACCACCGGCAGTTACCGTGTCCTCCTTCCCGATGGTCGTGTTCAAATCGTCACCTACAAGGCTGACAGCTACGGATACACCGCTGATGTGAAATACGAAGGCGAGGCCAAATACCCCGCTCCATCCGCCTACTCCGGCCAGGCTTACTCCGCACCTGTATTCACCTCTCAAGTTGTCACTGCTCCAGCTGTATCATCTCgtacttactccgcaccagttGTTACCGGTCCCGTTGCTCCTGCTCGCGTTTTAACCACTTCATCTGTTACCGCTCCGGGTATTAACTCGCGCACTTATTCCGCACCGGTCTTCGTTTCTTCTGGTGGCCGCACTTCGGGAGCTGCAACTCGTACTCATTCTGCCGATGTTTTCACCACTTCGACTGTCACGGCTCCAGGCGCTTCCTCCCGCACTTATTCCGCACCGATCTTCACTTCGCCTTCGTCCTCATCTACTGAATTCACCTCGTCTTCGGTCACCGCACCTGCTGCAGCTTCTCGcacttactccgcaccagttTTTACATCTGATGATTCCGCTTTTGGCCGTATTTCCCAGACCGTCACTGCTCCGGGCACTGGATCCGCCTACGTGACTTCTGGTAACGTTGCTCGCGACTACTAA
- the LOC130686098 gene encoding cuticle protein-like, translating to MQFVVLVALIAVAAANSDYPGSSYPVPSYYRPSYSPSTYEVKEYPAQPYSFNWAVYDGYGNDYAHSESSDGKVTTGSYRVLLPDGRVQIVTYKADSYGYTADVKYEGEAKYPAPSAYSAQAYSAPVFTSQAVTAPAASSRTYSAPVVTGPVAPARVLTTSSVTAPVADSRTYSAPVFTSPASSSTVFTSSSVGGPAAASRTYSAPVFTSPVIISGDVTAPAGTSRTYSAAGSSSTVITSPVITAPAGPATSSTAFGAGQVYGTSANVARDY from the exons ATGCAG TTCGTCGTACTCGTCGCCTTGATCGCTGTCGCCGCAGCCAATTCCGACTATCCCGGCTCAAGTTATCCAGTTCCATCTTACTATAGGCCATCGTATTCACCTTCAACGTACGAGGTCAAGGAATAC CCCGCTCAGCCGTACTCTTTCAACTGGGCCGTCTACGATGGTTACGGCAACGACTACGCCCACTCTGAGAGCAGCGACGGCAAGGTGACGACCGGTTCTTACCGCGTCCTCCTCCCCGATGGTCGTGTTCAAATCGTCACCTACAAAGCGGACAGCTACGGATACACTgctgatgtcaagtacgaaggCGAAGCCAAGTACCCCGCTCCATCCGCCTACTCCGCTCAGGCTTACTCCGCACCTGTATTCACCTCTCAAGCTGTCACTGCTCCCGCTGCATCATCTCgtacttactccgcaccagttGTTACCGGTCCTGTTGCTCCTGCTCGCGTTTTAACCACTTCATCTGTTACCGCTCCGGTTGCTGACTCGCGAACTTATTCCGCACCGGTCTTCACTTCTCCTGCGTCCTCATCTACCGTATTCACCTCGTCTTCAGTCGGCGGTCCTGCTGCAGCTTCTCgtacttactccgcaccagttTTTACTTCTCCCGTAATCATTTCCGGTGATGTCACGGCTCCTGCTGGCACTTCTCGCACCTACTCCGCCGCAGGTTCCTCCTCTACCGTTATCACTTCTCCAGTTATCACGGCTCCTGCCGGCCCCGCTACGTCAAGCACCGCCTTCGGAGCCGGCCAAGTCTACGGGACTTCCGCTAACGTTGCCCGCGATTACTAA
- the LOC130686167 gene encoding cuticle protein-like, whose translation MQFVVLAALIAVAAANSDYLGQTSSNSNSASNVRSYSPSTYVVKEYPAQPYSFNWAVYDGYGNDYSHYESSDSKVTTGTYRVLLPDGRVQIVTYKADDYGYNADVKYEGEAKYPAPAPYTAQAYSAPVFTSQVVTAPALSSRTYSAPVVTGPVAPARVLTTSSVTAPGINSRTYSAPVFVSSAGRTSGANSRTYSGPVLTSSSVTAPVASSRTYSSPVFTSPASSSTVFTTSSVGGPAAVSRTYSAPVFTSDDSAFGRVSQTVTAPGTGSVYVTSGNVARDY comes from the exons ATGCAG ttCGTCGTACTCGCCGCTTTGATCGCTGTCGCTGCAGCCAACTCCGACTACCTTGGCCAAACttcttcaaattcaaattccgCTTCCAATGTTCGGTCTTATTCACCTTCAACATACGTGGTCAAAGAATAC CCCGCTCAGCCTTACTCCTTCAACTGGGCCGTCTACGATGGTTACGGCAACGACTACTCTCACTACGAGAGCAGCGACAGCAAAGTAACCACCGGCACCTACCGCGTCCTCCTTCCCGATGGCCGTGTTCAAATTGTAACCTACAAAGCTGATGACTACGGATACAATgctgatgtcaagtacgaaggCGAAGCCAAGTACCCCGCTCCAGCCCCCTACACCGCACAGGCTTACTCCGCACCTGTATTCACCTCTCAAGTTGTCACTGCCCCAGCTTTATCATCTCgtacttactccgcaccagttGTTACCGGTCCTGTTGCTCCTGCTCGCGTTTTAACCACTTCATCTGTTACCGCTCCGGGAATTAACTCACGCACGTATTCCGCACCGGTCTTCGTTTCTTCTGCTGGCCGCACTTCGGGAGCCAACTCTCGTACTTATTCCGGCCCTGTTCTCACCTCTTCATCAGTCACGGCTCCAGTCGCTTCCTCCCGCACTTATTCCTCACCGGTCTTCACTTCTCCTGCGTCCTCATCTACTGTATTCACCACGTCTTCGGTCGGTGGTCCTGCCGCAGTTTCCCGcacttactccgcaccagttTTTACATCTGACGATTCCGCTTTTGGCCGTGTTTCCCAGACCGTCACTGCTCCGGGCACTGGATCCGTCTACGTGACTTCCGGTAACGTTGCTCGCGATTACTAA
- the LOC130686169 gene encoding calcium-activated chloride channel regulator 1-like has product MARLRTKNMYVFVPFFFVLITSPLTSPSHITLTTRGYQNVVVAIDENSRFTSCQQDLENVKKVIRSTSISFGQGLERPAYFGDVTIILPNSWASDPICSRLMTMTNITLLPWARTHSADIRITPDHPVFGSQPHSFQYGGCQEPGLSINVPSTFVSNFTDLTKARIMAREWAHYRYGVFDEGGIPDDERHPSGYMMFQTENSDKIMRANTCTGDKTPRGEWNNEECKSTNSGNSSCEFQPDVYNPDITSSLMYRPDLNHMEKFCTKENHDDGVPSKLSYHCGSLSASEVIYKHLDFTPGVTPANASAEITFNVIQNPFSGYHIILDIASFSSKLLFDQAKNSLMQFIAFLLDPVLLSIDMYDGANVVELQSPVYLDPATAESLLLKLGNVGHVAGSPNAFGIALERAQKRASFGQDVIILTAVQTIPDMTNWITSYNKNKVIVHLVHFGVSTAKVEMAQLARYGSMHVIPNVANSNLMNPYTWTVNTLQSIYGKTRSYRAKIFEQTVIKTSVSDTNKTGYFYLDSPASNLLVSLYCLNTDLQLSVDYVSIFQPDGYPVRNETTEDDTFVGEDFYSFVVGRYPVATLPAGMWSYKIKFDKTLTPQLVHRLDIWAEAADSSQVQVRTWNTALDNQPLDYTKAPVGLYAQVTQNRRPVRGVNVTAYVYVTDGVTSNLFTTLPLLDEGISDMTTGDGIYPAWLTTPSYTSHSYSVYYKAYGVNSLAVIDNGTYTRPPTTGSVIPMSNPIATGLQFYRYEYGPSFQLAALLSSTSDLIRPQRVTDLTILSYDVSSRIAKLGWTAPKDNYGSGKIVTRFRLYQSIGSAESNYTEFNKPANADGSVNLTVQVPHLQDGEYVKYRIVGKDSSNNMADPSNVVSMAGPALRTGGISNSAMWALIGGAIAILVIILIIVLIRCCCPDEAKRRQREARRRGRQWVSFGNGTARRADMAPTTRYQSPPPTIQQWNSPTI; this is encoded by the exons ATGGCCAGGCTAAGAACGAAGAACATGTACGtctttgttccattttttttcgttctgaTTACCTCTCCCCTGACGTCACCATCGCACATCACATTGACTACCAGGGGCTATCAAAACGTAGTGGTTGCCATCGACGAGAATTCCAGGTTCACCAGTTGCCAGCAAGACTTGGAGAACGTCAAG AAAGTGATACGGAGCACTTCCATCAGCTTTGGTCAAGGTCTCGAACGTCCGGCTTACTTTGGTGATGTCACCATTATTTTGCCCAATTCTTGGGCGAGCGATCCGATTTGTTCCAGGTTGATGACGATGACCAACATCACATTGTTGCCTTGGGCTAGGACTCACAGTGCGGATATACGAATCACACCAGATCATCCGGTATTTGGTAGCCAACCTCATTCATTCCAATATGGAGGATGTCAAGAACCTGGCTTGTCTATCAACGTTCCATCGACATTCGTCTCCAACTTCACTGACCTGACCAAAG CGAGGATTATGGCTCGTGAATGGGCCCATTATCGTTACGGTGTTTTCGATGAGGGTGGAATACCGGATGATGAGCGCCATCCCTCTGGCTACATGATGTTCCAGACTGAAAATTCCGATAAAATCATGCGTGCCAATACTTGCACCGGAGACAAAACGCCGAGGGGAGAATGGAATAA TGAGGAATGCAAGTCGACCAATTCGGGAAATTCCAGCTGCGAGTTCCAGCCTGACGTTTACAATCCAGATATCACGTCTTCGTTGATGTACCGCCCGGATCTGAATCAC ATGGAGAAGTTTTGCACGAAGGAAAATCACGATGATGGCGTGCCAAGTAAATTGAGTTACCATTGCGGCAGTCTCAGTGCGTCAGAAGTTATCTACAAACACCTGGATTTCAC TCCGGGAGTCACGCCCGCCAATGCCTCAGCTGAAATTACATTCAACGTAATACAGAATCCTTTCAGCGGCTATCACATCATCCTCGACATCGCCTCTTTCAGCAGCAAACTATTG TTTGACCAAGCAAAGAATTCTCTTATGCAATTCATCGCCTTCCTATTGGATCCTGTCTTGCTATCCATCGATATGTATGATGGTGCCAATGTCGTCGAATTGCAATCGCCCGTTTACTTGGATCCTGCGACGGCAGAAAGTCTGTTATTGAAGCTAGGAAATGTTGGACATGTCGCTGGCAGTCCAAATGCCTTTGGTATTGCCCTCGAAAGAGCACAAAAG AGAGCTAGTTTCGGACAGGACGTCATCATTCTAACTGCAGTACAAACTATACCAGATATGACCAACTGGATCACGTCctacaataaaaataaagtgatTGTCCATCTTGTCCATTTCGGCGTATCGACAGCCAAAGTGGAAATGGCCCAGCTGGCCCGCTACGGTAGCATGCACGTCATCCCGAATGTTGCCAACAGCAACCTGATGAATCCGTACACCTGGACCGTGAACACATTGCAATCAATCTACGGAAAGACTAGAAGCTATCGTGCCAAA ATTTTCGAGCAAACCGTTATCAAGACGAGTGTATCCGATACGAATAAAACCGGATATTTCTACTTGGACAGCCCGGCATCCAATTTGCTAGTTTCGCTCTATTGTCTTAACACTGATCTACAATTGAGTGTCGATTACGTTAGTATTTTTCAACCGGACGGATATCCAGTGCGGAATGAAACTACCGAAGATGACACATTTGTGGGCGAAGATTTCTATTCATTTGTAGTTGGACGATATCCTGTGGCAACACTCCCtgcg GGAATGTGGAGTTATAAAATTAAATTCGATAAAACATTGACCCCGCAATTGGTGCATCGACTGGACATTTGGGCTGAAGCAGCCGATTCGTCTCAAGTGCAGGTGCGAACTTGGAACACCGCCTTAGATAACCAGCCATTAGATTACACCAAAGCGCCCGTAGGCCTTTACGCCCAGGTGACGCAAAATAGAAGACCAGTACGCGGAGTCAACGTCACCGCCTATGTTTACGTCACTGATGGAGTAACATCGAATCTTTTTACTACACTCCCATTACTAGACGAAGGCATTTCAG ATATGACAACCGGAGATGGAATCTACCCTGCCTGGCTGACCACTCCGTCTTATACGTCACACAGCTATTCCGTCTACTACAAGGCTTACGGGGTCAACAGTTTGGCTGTCATAGACAACG GAACGTACACCAGGCCGCCCACGACGGGCAGCGTCATCCCAATGTCGAATCCCATCGCAACTGGCCTTCAATTCTATCGTTACGAATACGGACCCAGTTTCCAATTGGCAGCTTTGTTATCGAGCACTTCCGACCTGATACGGCCTCAACGCGTCACTGATCTCACCATCCTCTCTTATGACGTGTCATCCAGGATTGCCAAATTGGGCTGGACTGCGCCAAAAGATAATTACGGAAGCGGAAAAATtg TTACGAGGTTTAGGTTGTATCAGTCCATCGGTTCAGCGGAGTCCAATTACACGGAATTCAATAAACCCGCCAACGCGGATGGATCAGTTAATTTGACTGTCCAAGTGCCTCATCTCCAGGACGGTGAATACGTCAAATATCGAATCGTTGGTAAAGATTCTTCAAACAACATGGCTGACCCATCAAACGTCGTTTCAATGGCCGGTCCGGCACTCCGAACCGGAGGCATTTCAAATTCTGCCATGTGGGCTTTGATCGGCGGCGCTATCGCAATCCTTGTCATCATCCTAATTATCGTCCTAatccgttgttgttgtccagACGAAGCTAAACGAAGACAGAGAGAAGCCAGGCGTAGAGGACGTCAATGGGTTTCATTCGGTAACGGGACGGCCAGACGGGCGGACATGGCGCCGACTACCAGATACCAATCGCCTCCGCCAACGATCCAACAGTGGAACTCACCGACCATCTAA